Proteins encoded together in one Candidatus Angelobacter sp. window:
- the carB gene encoding carbamoyl-phosphate synthase (glutamine-hydrolyzing) large subunit — MKIKKVLLIGSGALKIGEAGEFDYSGTQALKAIREEGIFTVLINPNVATVQTSEGIADKVYLLPLNAYFVEQVIQKETLDGLILSFGGQTALSCGIELYKKGIIEKYKLKVLGTPIKSIVRSEDRALFRKELQTLGIKNARSVSADSIEKALKKAEEVGFPVIVRSSYVLGGLGSGFAYDMDELKFIAGKAFSYTNKIIIEESLKGWKEIEYEVIRDRFDNCIAVCNMENIDPIGIHTGESIVVAPSQTLSNSEYYHLREISIRIIRHFGIIGECNVQFALSPNSGDYRVIEINARLSRSSALASKATAYPLAFIAAKLALGYGLHQLNNVVTGITSAFFEPALDYIVCKFPRWDLKKFDGVDQKIGSSMKSVGEVMSLGGSFEEAFQKGLRMLDLGLLGFINTKKLFLTTHEMIEEMLKNPTDKRIQVIESAFYAGFTIEEIHHITRINPWFLKKIESLFQTKNNLIYYGNWSKIPYKSLIESKKQGFSDEQIASFFVSEEEIQRVSKYIRKNRKSLSIIPFIRRVDTLAAEYPANTNYLYLSYHASEHDVDFNRKSILILGSGVYRIGSSVEFDWCSVKTLETIKEIGFQSLMINYNPETVSTDFDKCDRLYFEELSIERILDILELEKPLGIIVSMGGQIPNNLALKLYKSGIPVLGTSPISIDKVENRHIFSKSLDNLGISQPLWQEFSDFSYAKDFTKKVGFPVIVRPSYVLSGASMQVVYNSDYFNFYLKKSGKITPEQTIVLSKFIENAKEIEFDAVAAFGKIFFYAISEHVEFAGIHSGDATLIYPPKNIGFSSIKKIERLSKKIAKHFNISGPFNIQFLLKDDHIQVIECNLRASRSFPFVSKVSNINIIDFATKAIFGKKLFWKNKNLNMSFFGVKASQFSFSRLHGSDPILGVEMTSTGEVASLGISLEEALMKAMLSIGYRITEKNIFISENALFFEIEALKNYVLFATWKSWNFLYNQGIKSIFLHGSKEIMKVEKLDIVINVSKKLRNLDDDYVIRRAAIDLNIPLITDCCLAKTFINAFCKLSIEDLYPVSLDTYNEPISKSRRCRGFMDTH; from the coding sequence ATGAAAATTAAGAAAGTTCTTCTAATAGGTTCAGGTGCATTGAAAATTGGAGAAGCTGGTGAATTTGATTACTCTGGAACTCAAGCATTAAAAGCCATTAGAGAGGAAGGTATTTTTACCGTCCTAATTAATCCTAATGTAGCAACAGTCCAAACTTCTGAAGGAATAGCTGATAAAGTTTATCTTTTGCCTCTAAATGCTTATTTTGTAGAACAGGTTATACAAAAAGAAACCCTTGATGGTTTAATATTGTCGTTTGGTGGTCAAACTGCCCTGAGTTGTGGAATAGAACTCTATAAAAAAGGAATTATTGAAAAATATAAACTAAAAGTATTAGGAACTCCAATTAAGTCTATTGTTAGAAGTGAAGATCGTGCACTCTTTCGTAAAGAGCTCCAAACTCTTGGAATAAAAAATGCAAGAAGTGTTTCAGCTGATTCTATTGAAAAAGCTTTGAAAAAAGCTGAAGAAGTTGGATTTCCAGTGATAGTTCGTTCTTCTTATGTTTTGGGCGGCTTAGGAAGTGGATTTGCGTATGATATGGATGAACTAAAATTTATAGCTGGAAAAGCTTTTTCGTATACGAATAAAATTATTATTGAAGAATCTCTTAAAGGATGGAAAGAAATAGAATATGAAGTTATTCGTGATCGTTTCGATAATTGTATTGCTGTTTGCAATATGGAAAATATTGATCCAATTGGTATTCACACTGGAGAAAGCATTGTTGTAGCGCCTTCTCAAACTTTGAGTAATTCCGAATATTATCATCTAAGAGAGATTTCTATTCGAATTATTCGTCATTTTGGTATCATTGGAGAGTGTAATGTCCAGTTTGCTTTATCTCCAAATTCTGGAGATTACCGCGTCATTGAAATTAATGCACGTCTTTCTCGCTCGAGTGCACTTGCCTCTAAAGCAACTGCTTATCCATTAGCTTTTATAGCTGCTAAACTTGCATTAGGTTATGGATTACATCAGCTTAATAACGTAGTTACTGGAATTACTTCCGCTTTTTTTGAACCAGCTTTAGATTATATAGTTTGTAAATTTCCACGTTGGGACCTTAAAAAATTTGATGGTGTTGACCAAAAAATTGGGAGCAGCATGAAAAGTGTTGGAGAGGTAATGTCTCTAGGTGGATCTTTTGAAGAGGCTTTCCAAAAAGGACTTCGGATGCTTGATCTAGGCCTCCTAGGTTTTATAAATACGAAAAAGCTTTTTTTAACCACCCATGAAATGATTGAGGAAATGCTGAAAAACCCAACAGATAAACGTATTCAAGTAATAGAATCAGCTTTTTATGCTGGATTTACTATTGAGGAAATTCATCATATTACAAGGATAAATCCTTGGTTCTTGAAAAAAATAGAAAGTTTGTTTCAAACAAAAAATAATTTGATTTATTATGGAAATTGGTCTAAAATTCCATATAAATCTTTAATAGAATCTAAAAAGCAAGGATTTTCAGATGAACAGATTGCAAGTTTTTTTGTTTCGGAAGAAGAAATCCAGAGAGTATCAAAATATATCAGAAAAAATAGAAAATCTCTATCAATTATTCCTTTTATACGCAGAGTTGATACATTGGCTGCAGAGTATCCTGCAAATACGAATTACCTTTATCTAAGCTATCACGCATCAGAACATGATGTAGATTTCAATAGAAAATCCATACTCATTTTAGGATCAGGTGTATATCGCATTGGGAGCAGCGTGGAATTTGATTGGTGTAGTGTAAAAACCCTAGAAACTATTAAAGAAATAGGATTTCAATCTTTGATGATTAACTATAATCCAGAAACAGTTAGTACGGATTTTGATAAATGTGATAGGCTTTATTTTGAAGAGCTTAGTATTGAACGTATTTTAGATATTCTAGAACTAGAAAAACCTTTAGGAATAATAGTATCTATGGGAGGACAAATTCCCAATAATTTAGCTTTAAAACTCTATAAAAGCGGTATTCCTGTATTAGGTACTTCTCCTATTTCTATTGATAAGGTGGAAAACAGACATATTTTTTCTAAGTCTTTAGATAATCTAGGAATTAGTCAACCTCTTTGGCAAGAATTCTCTGATTTTTCTTATGCTAAAGATTTTACTAAAAAAGTTGGATTTCCAGTGATAGTTCGTCCTTCTTATGTTCTATCTGGTGCATCAATGCAAGTAGTTTACAATTCTGATTATTTTAATTTTTATCTTAAAAAATCTGGAAAAATAACTCCAGAACAAACTATCGTTTTAAGCAAATTTATTGAGAATGCTAAAGAAATTGAATTTGACGCAGTTGCTGCTTTTGGAAAAATTTTTTTTTATGCAATTTCTGAACATGTGGAATTTGCTGGAATCCATTCAGGTGATGCTACTTTAATTTATCCACCAAAAAATATTGGGTTCTCTTCTATAAAAAAAATAGAAAGACTATCTAAAAAAATTGCTAAACATTTTAATATTTCTGGTCCTTTTAATATCCAATTTTTACTTAAAGATGATCATATTCAAGTAATAGAGTGTAATTTAAGGGCATCGAGAAGCTTCCCTTTCGTTTCAAAAGTTTCGAATATTAACATTATCGATTTCGCAACAAAGGCTATTTTTGGTAAAAAACTTTTTTGGAAAAATAAAAATTTAAATATGAGTTTTTTTGGGGTGAAAGCTTCTCAATTTTCTTTTTCTCGCCTACATGGATCTGATCCCATTCTCGGAGTTGAGATGACTTCTACTGGAGAAGTAGCAAGTCTTGGTATAAGCTTAGAAGAAGCTTTAATGAAAGCGATGTTATCAATCGGATACCGAATTACTGAAAAAAACATTTTCATTTCAGAAAATGCCTTATTTTTCGAAATTGAAGCATTAAAAAACTATGTTCTATTTGCTACATGGAAGTCTTGGAATTTTTTGTATAATCAAGGTATAAAATCCATTTTTTTACATGGGTCGAAAGAGATTATGAAAGTAGAAAAACTGGATATTGTTATTAACGTTTCTAAAAAATTAAGAAATTTAGATGATGATTATGTCATTCGTAGGGCTGCAATAGACTTAAACATTCCCTTAATTACTGATTGCTGTTTAGCAAAAACTTTTATAAATGCTTTTTGCAAACTATCGATAGAGGATCTTTATCCAGTATCTTTAGATACTTACAATGAACCAATTTCTAAGTCTAGAAGATGT